One stretch of Gemmatimonadota bacterium DNA includes these proteins:
- a CDS encoding molybdopterin-dependent oxidoreductase: MAGLVETFGAGAMTNSIGEIRDVDFLFVIGSNTSEAHPIIAMEMKRAIRKGATLVVADPRAIWMTSIAEKHLQLNPGTDVWLLNAMAHVIVAEDLIDREFIENQTENFEQVKEAVASYTPEKAEEITGISADDIRWTARQYATTEKAGIYYTLGITEHAHGTDNVYALANLVLMTGHLGKPSTGMNPLRGQNNVQGANDAGATPMFYPGYQRVDDPEVRAKYEKSWGVPLSPVPGLNLNEMMKTVGEQMRGFFVMGEDIVLSEPNVLELEKGLNNVDFIVMQDAFMNETARFADVILPAAVFAEKEGTFTNSERRIQRVRKAVDPPGEALPDWEILVMLANKMGANWSYKDPAEVYAEMVKDVPQFAGISHEKLEKIDRVAGEESIAGLQWPCPDADHPGTKFLHEDGILRGKGLFMPVHYIPPAELPDEDYGLFLSTGRTLYHYNAATQTRRESGLDAKQSEAFVELHPSDARKRGVHHGDVVEVTTRRGSVQLRAILSRQVRPGCIWMPLHFAEARANVLTNDVGDAVTGTAEYKVCAAEVRLVESMPDNETFFPGSYYYEEGPGLQRVGD; the protein is encoded by the coding sequence GTGGCCGGTCTGGTCGAAACATTTGGTGCGGGTGCTATGACGAATTCAATTGGCGAGATACGCGATGTTGATTTTCTGTTTGTGATTGGCAGCAATACGAGCGAGGCACATCCGATTATCGCTATGGAAATGAAACGCGCGATTCGCAAAGGCGCGACCTTGGTTGTCGCCGATCCCAGGGCGATCTGGATGACGTCTATTGCGGAAAAGCATTTGCAACTCAATCCCGGTACAGATGTGTGGTTGCTCAATGCCATGGCGCATGTGATTGTGGCAGAGGATTTGATCGATCGCGAATTTATCGAAAATCAGACTGAAAATTTTGAGCAGGTCAAAGAGGCTGTCGCGTCTTATACACCCGAAAAGGCTGAAGAGATAACGGGTATTTCAGCAGATGATATTCGCTGGACTGCGCGGCAGTACGCTACGACGGAAAAAGCGGGTATATATTATACGCTGGGCATTACGGAACACGCACACGGTACGGATAATGTGTATGCGCTTGCAAATCTGGTTTTGATGACGGGGCATCTGGGCAAGCCATCGACCGGGATGAATCCACTGCGCGGACAGAATAATGTGCAGGGTGCGAATGACGCGGGTGCTACGCCGATGTTTTATCCGGGTTATCAGCGTGTGGATGATCCAGAAGTGCGGGCAAAATACGAAAAGTCCTGGGGTGTTCCGCTGTCCCCGGTGCCGGGTCTGAATCTCAATGAGATGATGAAGACGGTGGGGGAACAGATGCGCGGCTTTTTTGTGATGGGTGAAGATATTGTGTTGTCCGAACCCAATGTTCTCGAGTTGGAAAAGGGATTGAATAATGTTGATTTTATCGTGATGCAGGATGCGTTTATGAATGAGACGGCGCGTTTTGCCGATGTGATTTTGCCCGCAGCCGTGTTTGCCGAGAAGGAGGGTACGTTTACCAATTCAGAGCGCCGCATTCAGAGGGTTCGCAAAGCAGTTGATCCTCCTGGTGAAGCGCTTCCAGATTGGGAGATTCTGGTTATGCTGGCGAATAAGATGGGCGCGAATTGGTCGTATAAAGATCCAGCGGAAGTTTATGCCGAGATGGTTAAAGACGTTCCCCAATTTGCCGGTATCAGTCACGAGAAATTGGAAAAGATAGATCGCGTAGCAGGTGAAGAGAGCATAGCGGGCTTACAGTGGCCGTGCCCCGATGCGGATCATCCGGGTACAAAATTTTTACACGAAGATGGCATTTTGCGCGGTAAGGGATTGTTTATGCCCGTGCATTATATCCCACCGGCGGAATTGCCAGATGAAGATTACGGTCTTTTTCTTTCTACGGGACGCACGCTGTATCACTACAATGCCGCAACACAGACGCGCCGAGAGTCCGGGCTTGATGCGAAACAGTCCGAGGCTTTTGTAGAGTTGCATCCGAGCGATGCGCGGAAACGGGGTGTTCATCACGGGGATGTGGTGGAGGTGACGACGCGGCGCGGAAGTGTGCAGTTGCGGGCTATTTTGTCGCGGCAAGTGCGCCCGGGGTGTATCTGGATGCCCTTGCATTTCGCCGAGGCGCGCGCCAATGTGTTGACGAATGATGTTGGCGATGCGGTGACGGGGACAGCCGAGTACAAGGTGTGTGCGGCGGAGGTGCGATTGGTTGAGTCAATGCCCGATAATGAAACGTTCTTTCCGGGGAGCTATTACTACGAAGAGGGACCGGGGTTGCAGCGCGTGGGTGATTGA
- a CDS encoding molybdopterin-dependent oxidoreductase has product MNKLILNGQTICFAEGETLLDITSRQGLEIPTLCHDPRLEPAGACRSCLVEVDGERLMTPACARIAQDGMVVTTENERIDRHRQTLMALYMTDHPHEREVSEVGSPDLLLDMAAEFDAPMDWGWMEPMRGDREDRNPYVDFNPDTCIACARCVRYCEEIEGVSAITLAGRGSHTTISTVEEKSLLDTTCELCGGCIDVCPTGAMNEKLPLMRGQKPERELVKVRSTCNFCGVGCQLDLNVDSEGRDGKGQIVKVTSPPPGTTTNDGNLCVKGRFAYDFVHHKDRLTEPLVRGEDGVLYPTTWDDALERAAEGLLGVAERHGADALGFVSSSRCTMEENFLVQKMARALFRANHVHQCAAT; this is encoded by the coding sequence ATGAATAAATTGATATTGAACGGACAGACGATATGCTTTGCCGAAGGCGAGACCCTGCTGGACATTACATCTCGTCAGGGATTGGAAATTCCGACCCTGTGTCACGATCCGCGTTTAGAACCCGCGGGTGCGTGTCGCTCTTGTCTTGTGGAAGTTGATGGCGAGCGGTTGATGACGCCGGCCTGTGCGCGCATCGCACAAGACGGGATGGTGGTGACGACCGAGAATGAGCGTATTGATCGGCACCGCCAAACCCTGATGGCTTTGTACATGACTGATCATCCGCACGAGCGCGAAGTATCGGAAGTCGGTTCGCCGGATTTATTGCTGGATATGGCTGCCGAGTTCGATGCGCCAATGGATTGGGGATGGATGGAGCCGATGCGAGGAGATAGGGAGGATCGCAATCCCTATGTGGATTTTAATCCCGATACCTGTATTGCGTGTGCGCGATGCGTGCGCTATTGCGAGGAAATAGAAGGTGTTTCGGCTATTACTCTTGCGGGTAGAGGGTCACATACGACGATTTCTACGGTGGAAGAAAAATCTCTGCTGGATACGACGTGCGAGTTGTGCGGTGGATGTATCGATGTGTGTCCAACTGGTGCTATGAATGAAAAATTGCCACTGATGCGCGGGCAAAAACCCGAGCGCGAACTGGTAAAGGTGCGGTCAACTTGCAACTTTTGTGGGGTGGGCTGTCAGCTCGATCTCAATGTGGATTCAGAAGGTCGCGATGGCAAGGGGCAGATTGTAAAGGTGACGAGTCCTCCGCCGGGCACGACGACCAATGACGGCAATTTGTGTGTCAAGGGACGCTTTGCCTATGACTTTGTGCACCACAAAGATCGGTTGACTGAGCCGCTTGTGCGCGGTGAGGATGGTGTATTGTATCCAACTACCTGGGACGATGCGCTCGAAAGAGCAGCGGAAGGATTGTTGGGCGTTGCAGAGCGACACGGCGCAGATGCCCTGGGTTTTGTGAGTTCGTCGCGGTGTACGATGGAGGAAAATTTTCTCGTTCAGAAAATGGCGCGCGCGCTGTTTCGGGCAAATCACGTCCATCAGTGTGCGGCCACGTGA
- a CDS encoding aminotransferase class I/II-fold pyridoxal phosphate-dependent enzyme produces MRRGMERRSDTKQELSDETGNSLQMAPELMLELAHKAAELLVARTETLPGENAWDGEFRQGLEKQLLKDPPEAGRPPVEVIEQAAREILPFAMRLDHPRCFAFIPSAPTWPSVLADFMAAGYNVNACTWLVGSGPSQLELVVIDWLRQWLGYPESAGGLLTSGGSAASLNALVAAREAAGHPERATVYMSDQSHSAHIRAARIIGVRPECIRLTPSDDLFRLDVEALAQAVADDRAAGFNPIAVCANAGTSSTGTIDPIETMADYCEAEGIWLHVDAAYGGFAVVTEQGKELLRGIERADSIGLDAHKWFFQPYEAGCLLVKDLSTLENAFGVHHDILQDTIWGANHPNFSDRGLQLSRSVRALKIWMSIQTFGMDAFRRAVAKGMELAARAEAYVRESQTLEMLNPASLGIVCFRVNPADTAVDEEELAEINKTILARIFWEDKAFISSTLLHGKFSLRLCIANHTTTWDDVRETLQTAERFGQEALS; encoded by the coding sequence ATGAGAAGGGGTATGGAAAGAAGATCAGACACAAAACAAGAACTTTCAGACGAGACGGGCAACAGCCTCCAGATGGCCCCCGAACTCATGCTTGAACTCGCGCACAAAGCCGCGGAGCTTTTGGTGGCGCGAACTGAGACCTTGCCCGGGGAAAATGCCTGGGATGGAGAATTCAGGCAGGGACTGGAGAAACAACTCCTGAAGGATCCGCCCGAAGCTGGGCGGCCCCCAGTAGAAGTCATTGAGCAGGCCGCACGCGAAATCCTCCCATTTGCGATGCGACTGGACCACCCCCGTTGCTTCGCGTTTATCCCATCGGCGCCCACATGGCCCAGCGTGCTGGCCGATTTCATGGCCGCCGGATACAACGTCAACGCATGCACCTGGCTGGTCGGAAGCGGTCCGAGCCAACTCGAACTGGTCGTCATTGATTGGTTGCGGCAATGGCTCGGATATCCAGAAAGCGCGGGTGGGCTTTTGACGAGCGGCGGCTCCGCAGCCAGCCTCAACGCCCTCGTCGCAGCGCGAGAAGCAGCGGGCCACCCTGAACGCGCCACTGTTTATATGAGCGACCAGAGCCATAGCGCGCACATACGAGCAGCCAGGATCATCGGCGTCAGACCAGAATGCATACGCCTGACACCGAGCGACGACCTCTTCCGCCTGGACGTGGAAGCACTCGCACAGGCTGTAGCCGATGACCGCGCAGCGGGATTCAACCCCATTGCGGTATGCGCCAATGCCGGAACGAGCAGCACCGGAACTATTGATCCGATCGAAACCATGGCAGACTACTGCGAGGCAGAAGGTATATGGCTACACGTTGACGCTGCGTACGGCGGCTTCGCTGTCGTGACCGAACAGGGCAAGGAACTCTTGCGCGGGATCGAGCGGGCTGATTCCATCGGCCTGGACGCGCACAAATGGTTCTTCCAGCCTTATGAGGCTGGCTGTCTGCTGGTCAAAGACCTGAGTACACTTGAAAACGCCTTCGGCGTTCACCACGACATTCTCCAGGACACAATATGGGGCGCGAACCACCCGAACTTCTCGGATCGCGGCCTGCAACTGAGCCGCTCGGTACGCGCTCTTAAGATCTGGATGTCGATCCAAACCTTCGGAATGGACGCATTCCGGCGAGCCGTAGCAAAGGGAATGGAACTGGCTGCCCGCGCCGAGGCATACGTCCGTGAAAGTCAAACCCTGGAAATGTTAAACCCCGCATCGCTGGGGATCGTATGCTTCCGCGTCAACCCCGCCGATACCGCTGTTGACGAGGAAGAACTCGCAGAAATCAACAAGACAATACTCGCCCGCATCTTTTGGGAAGACAAAGCCTTCATATCCTCAACGCTTCTGCATGGAAAATTTTCACTCAGACTCTGCATCGCCAACCACACCACGACATGGGACGATGTGCGCGAGACCCTGCAGACCGCCGAGCGATTCGGGCAGGAAGCTTTATCCTAA
- a CDS encoding T9SS type A sorting domain-containing protein — MRRLTAVIILGLFTFCAVVQPAVAQTQKITASEVVDAETLEAFVLYAKSHAEAFTDPNELAPYLHSISIEGDWKHGNTYLIIMLPDGTVFHHAGDISANGKHLYDIEDARGNKVVQNLIAAANMGGGHVEYYWDDPAMEGDENTPKVAYAVNYTSGIAGTTVVLIGGYYQDVSHASATPFDPSLIPPPDVTAADVVDRKTLKAFVQGTGNRYLKAIEQVGLDVLQQNQDLFREEGGPYRQGSVYFFVFTTDGYVHFHGADRSVEHRFVSSLDRVDINGVKFIRELINVAKAGGGYVEYYFDDPAVEGDEDIGSPKVSYAELVVFRGGEYIVGAGFYKDLKRIILNITLTQNDQPVADATVEFSRSIAGRAPEYQWQGTTDAEGRTTIEIQSDSDVSGYYLARAKDADGNTLATWNSIPINGGEPTTLTLPIGDRAQTAMQDLVLHPNVPNPFNPSTQIAYQIPEAGHVSLAIYNTLGQQVRVLVQDSQAPGQYRVRWDGKDEFGREVSSGVYIYRLAHSSSVIIRRLLLVK; from the coding sequence ATGAGACGTCTAACAGCAGTAATCATTCTGGGGTTGTTCACCTTCTGCGCAGTAGTGCAGCCCGCAGTAGCCCAAACTCAGAAGATAACCGCCAGTGAAGTGGTAGATGCGGAGACATTGGAGGCATTCGTATTATATGCGAAATCACATGCGGAAGCTTTTACCGATCCCAACGAACTCGCGCCGTATCTCCACAGCATCAGTATCGAGGGGGATTGGAAACACGGGAACACGTACCTCATCATCATGTTACCAGATGGCACGGTGTTTCATCATGCCGGTGACATCAGCGCGAACGGCAAGCATCTGTACGACATCGAAGACGCCCGCGGCAATAAAGTCGTACAAAACCTTATTGCAGCAGCTAACATGGGCGGAGGCCACGTCGAGTATTACTGGGATGACCCGGCAATGGAAGGAGACGAGAACACCCCCAAGGTCGCCTACGCCGTCAATTATACCTCCGGAATAGCCGGAACCACGGTGGTCCTGATCGGCGGCTATTACCAGGATGTTTCGCATGCCAGTGCAACGCCGTTCGACCCGTCCCTCATCCCTCCTCCCGACGTCACAGCCGCCGACGTGGTTGATCGGAAAACCCTCAAGGCATTCGTACAGGGGACGGGAAACCGCTATCTAAAAGCCATAGAGCAAGTCGGGCTTGATGTGCTTCAGCAAAATCAGGATCTCTTCAGAGAAGAAGGCGGTCCCTATAGACAAGGCTCCGTCTATTTCTTTGTCTTCACCACGGACGGTTACGTGCACTTTCACGGTGCCGACCGGTCGGTAGAGCACAGGTTTGTGAGCAGTCTCGATCGGGTGGATATAAACGGGGTTAAGTTCATCCGGGAACTCATTAACGTGGCAAAGGCGGGCGGCGGATATGTCGAATATTACTTCGACGACCCGGCGGTAGAAGGAGATGAAGACATCGGTTCGCCTAAAGTGAGCTACGCCGAACTCGTTGTGTTCCGTGGCGGGGAGTATATCGTCGGCGCCGGGTTCTATAAAGACCTCAAGCGCATTATCCTGAATATCACCCTCACCCAGAACGACCAGCCTGTAGCAGACGCCACAGTCGAATTCTCCCGATCCATTGCTGGTCGCGCACCCGAATACCAGTGGCAGGGCACCACTGATGCCGAAGGACGCACCACCATCGAAATCCAATCTGATAGCGACGTCTCGGGCTACTACCTCGCCCGAGCAAAGGACGCCGATGGAAACACGCTCGCCACATGGAATAGCATTCCCATCAACGGCGGAGAACCAACAACGCTCACCCTTCCCATAGGTGATCGCGCTCAGACGGCTATGCAGGACCTCGTCCTACATCCCAATGTACCCAACCCCTTCAACCCATCTACGCAAATCGCCTACCAGATACCCGAAGCAGGGCATGTGAGTCTGGCGATATACAACACGTTGGGACAACAGGTTCGCGTTTTGGTACAGGACAGTCAAGCACCTGGTCAGTATCGGGTCAGATGGGATGGCAAGGACGAGTTTGGCCGAGAAGTTTCCAGCGGCGTTTACATTTATCGGTTGGCACATTCAAGTAGCGTCATCATTCGACGGCTGCTTCTGGTAAAATAA
- a CDS encoding phytanoyl-CoA dioxygenase family protein: MTDQIVELRVSNDAINDSEELRRRIREEGYLFFRKLQNPDKLWELRRQMLHKMTPWLVEGTDPIDGIADISKQCTEGDPEYTDVYHEVYKLEAFHRIAHEPEVLDLLEKVMDGPVFPHPHKVARLWFPKYTAHTTPIHQDFVHFQGNFDTYTCWAPVGDCPIELGGLAVLPGSHKINAVMNHHFSLGAGSLCIHTDELEGQWHSTNYEIGDTLIFPALTVHQALPNLTEDRLRVSLDNRYQKLGDTLSEHMLEPHLNIFNNLTWEDVYKDWASDDLKYYWQNQNNHIIPRDLSYSEKGFAEALELAKAGDERAYIAMNRAIRRDPNSPQAQAARKALAFA, from the coding sequence ATGACGGACCAGATTGTAGAATTGCGCGTATCCAACGACGCGATCAACGATTCGGAAGAGTTGCGGCGGCGCATCCGAGAAGAAGGGTACCTCTTCTTTCGCAAATTACAGAACCCGGACAAACTCTGGGAATTGCGGCGACAAATGCTCCACAAAATGACACCGTGGCTCGTCGAGGGAACCGACCCCATAGATGGCATTGCCGATATTTCCAAACAGTGTACCGAAGGCGACCCCGAATACACCGACGTATATCACGAAGTGTACAAACTCGAAGCCTTTCACCGCATCGCCCATGAACCAGAAGTTCTCGACCTGCTCGAAAAAGTAATGGATGGCCCTGTCTTCCCGCATCCGCACAAAGTCGCTCGCCTGTGGTTTCCCAAATACACGGCGCACACCACACCGATTCACCAGGACTTTGTACACTTTCAGGGCAACTTCGACACCTACACCTGCTGGGCACCTGTTGGCGACTGTCCCATTGAACTGGGTGGCCTCGCCGTATTGCCCGGCTCTCACAAAATCAATGCCGTGATGAACCACCACTTCTCCCTCGGCGCGGGCAGCCTGTGCATCCACACCGACGAATTGGAAGGCCAATGGCACAGTACCAACTACGAAATCGGCGATACCCTGATCTTTCCCGCACTCACAGTACACCAGGCTCTACCAAACCTCACCGAAGACCGCCTTCGCGTCTCCCTCGACAACCGCTATCAAAAACTCGGCGACACCCTATCCGAGCACATGCTCGAACCCCATCTGAACATCTTCAACAATCTCACCTGGGAAGACGTGTACAAAGACTGGGCAAGCGACGACCTCAAATACTACTGGCAAAACCAGAACAATCACATCATACCCCGCGACCTCAGCTATTCAGAGAAAGGTTTTGCAGAAGCCCTCGAACTGGCTAAAGCGGGAGATGAGCGCGCGTATATTGCCATGAATCGCGCCATACGACGCGATCCCAATTCACCTCAGGCTCAAGCTGCCAGAAAAGCTCTGGCATTTGCGTGA
- a CDS encoding ABC transporter substrate-binding protein: MKHIRIIVVIALAAGLMWNCGGERVTQSETGTDEQIGRPLSKLVAHGDAVQAIVRATVHRDGAPVSGATLEFSRSIAGQAPDYHWSGTTDDHGHAWVEIKSGNGYYQARASQDGVVIGSWSSIPINAGYEVMLDLPIGGRAHVTGSSMRSLVVIGEGEAVQIRSLLTLTIAASLGVPSRNAVELAVQDFGLIHGHAVELGESIDTGCGPEGGHMGAEQIIADPQVLGVIGTSCSGAAVAASPVISAAGLVMISPSNTSPALTSDLAGNASSDYHPGYFRVSVNDLYQARAVADFAYNELGLRRMAAIDDGDPYTMGLTIAFGNAFSAIGGEVAATARIAKGQTDMTSVLAEFAAATPDGIFFPLFDEEGIPFAKQVREHDSLKDATLIAGAALLDSEFLAKPQSEGIYAAGPETDLGTNVNSTTGKSVDDVLAAYEAAYGGFPGTPYWAHSYDATTLLLNAIEIVAGEDDGKLYVDRAALRRELHHTSGFQGLLGTLTCDEFGDCGTGRINIYHHTDLNITDPAQLPIVYRFTP; this comes from the coding sequence ATGAAACACATCCGCATTATAGTTGTTATAGCCCTCGCCGCAGGACTGATGTGGAACTGTGGCGGAGAGCGCGTCACGCAGTCAGAGACCGGGACAGACGAACAAATTGGACGTCCCCTGAGCAAATTGGTAGCGCACGGAGATGCCGTACAGGCTATAGTAAGAGCCACTGTGCACCGTGATGGCGCACCAGTAAGCGGTGCAACTTTAGAATTTTCGCGTTCCATTGCGGGACAGGCACCAGACTACCATTGGTCGGGCACGACCGACGACCACGGTCATGCATGGGTGGAAATCAAATCTGGCAATGGTTATTACCAGGCGCGTGCCTCTCAGGACGGGGTCGTGATCGGTTCCTGGTCGAGCATTCCGATCAACGCGGGCTACGAAGTCATGCTCGATTTGCCCATTGGAGGAAGGGCACATGTAACCGGTTCATCCATGCGTTCCCTTGTCGTGATTGGTGAGGGCGAAGCCGTACAAATCCGTTCATTGCTCACACTTACCATCGCGGCGTCGCTCGGTGTGCCGTCGCGAAACGCCGTTGAGTTGGCTGTGCAAGACTTTGGCCTGATCCACGGTCACGCGGTCGAACTGGGCGAGTCAATAGACACCGGGTGTGGACCGGAAGGCGGACACATGGGCGCGGAGCAGATCATCGCCGACCCACAGGTACTGGGCGTCATCGGCACATCCTGCTCGGGTGCGGCAGTGGCGGCCTCGCCAGTAATCAGCGCGGCGGGACTGGTGATGATCTCGCCGTCCAACACCTCGCCGGCACTCACATCCGACCTCGCAGGCAACGCGAGTTCCGACTATCACCCCGGCTACTTCCGCGTATCGGTCAACGATCTCTACCAGGCGCGGGCAGTCGCCGACTTCGCCTATAATGAATTGGGCCTGCGGCGCATGGCGGCCATCGACGATGGCGACCCGTACACCATGGGCCTCACCATCGCATTTGGCAATGCGTTTAGCGCTATCGGAGGCGAAGTTGCAGCCACCGCCAGGATCGCGAAAGGACAGACGGACATGACATCTGTCCTCGCGGAATTCGCAGCAGCCACACCAGACGGCATCTTTTTCCCACTCTTCGACGAAGAAGGCATACCTTTCGCCAAGCAAGTGCGGGAACACGACAGCCTGAAAGACGCAACACTCATCGCGGGTGCGGCTCTCCTTGATTCGGAGTTCCTCGCCAAACCGCAGTCAGAGGGCATTTACGCTGCGGGACCTGAGACGGACCTCGGCACAAATGTCAATTCTACAACGGGTAAAAGCGTAGATGACGTGCTCGCCGCGTATGAAGCCGCGTATGGCGGATTTCCAGGCACGCCTTACTGGGCGCACTCTTACGACGCCACAACGCTACTGCTCAATGCCATCGAGATTGTCGCGGGCGAAGATGACGGGAAATTGTATGTCGATCGCGCCGCACTGCGCAGGGAACTCCATCATACATCCGGCTTCCAGGGCCTCCTCGGCACGCTCACCTGCGACGAATTTGGAGACTGCGGCACCGGGCGCATAAACATCTATCACCACACAGATTTGAACATCACAGACCCCGCGCAATTGCCCATCGTCTATCGGTTCACGCCGTGA